The Syntrophorhabdus sp. region TGCGATCTTTTCCGGGAGGGTGGCTGTGAGCCGCGCCCGGAGAGCGGGCCGCACGAGGTTGATGCTCGCGGAGCCTTTGACGCCGCCGTAGGAACTGTTTAGATCAAGGGAACTGATGAAAAGAGTGCCGCGGTCCAAAAGGATGGTCGCCGACACGTCCTTCGCCATTACGGGTTCGCTGTCCGGGGAATGGTAGGCGAAGCGGCTCACCTTCAATTCCTTGATCCAGGCGTCGACAAGGGTGATCCACCTTGGCAGCCGGGGTAAACTGAGGTCGAGAGGCTCTTCAGGGGTTTCCCCTTCGACCACCGACACGCCCGAGACCGTGAGGCTGGTGATCGCCAGTTTTCCGGTGGCAAGATAAAGCGGATGCCACTTCAGATCGGCGGCGTCGACATCCACGGTGAGGCCCTCGAGACGGATGGATACCCCTTCGATGTGGAGGGAGCGGCCGATCGTGCCCGTAACCCCTTTGACCTCGACGGTCCCCGACAGGGCTCCGCGCATTCCCTTCACAAGAAAGGTGGTGCCGCTTATGGTGTAGAGGACCCAGAGCACGCAGGAAACGATGAGTATCGCCAGCAGAAGGGGGATCGCGTACCACAGATGGCGCCTTGACATCATAATCCGAACCCTATGGAGATATGGATTCTGAAATCGGGGTCTCTCACCCCTATCTGGCGGGCGATGTCGAGTTTTATCGGCCCTATGGGGCTGTAGTAGCGCACCCCCATCCCGGCACCCTGGACGAGCTGCATGTTCCTGAAGTCGTTGAAGGCGTTCCCGACGTCGTAGAACGCGGCCACACCCCAGTCGCTGCCCACGGCACGCTCCAACTCGAGGCTTCCCGTGAACACGTTCTTGCCTCCGACCACTTCGCCATCGGCATCCTCCGGTCCCAGGGACTTGTACGCGTACCCGCGGACGCTCCTGTCTCCTCCGGCGAAGAAGCGCAGGGCTATGGGCAGGTCGGCGTCGGGTTCGTTCTGGAAGGTTGCCCCCACCATGGACCGTGCTAGCAGGGACAGCCTGCCGGGAAGGGGCACGACGACACCACCGTCCCCGGTGAACTGGACGAGCCCGGTGCTGGAGCCTATCGCCTGGTGTGTGCCTTTCAGCTCCGCGGAATACCGGTAACCCTGGGTGGGGCGTATCATGTCATCATAGCTCATACCGGAGAGGCGCGCGCCCGGCAGGACCGAAAAGGTGTTCGTCCTTTGCAGGCCCACATCGGAACGCTCCCTCAGGACCTGCAGGAACAAAGACCCCACAGGTACCTGCCCGAGGGTCCTTGCCTTTTCGAATTCCGCCATTATCGATTCACTGAAGAGCGATGTACCCGTGGTCTGGTCCTCGCGTTTCAGGTTGAAGCTTATCGAGGAGAAG contains the following coding sequences:
- a CDS encoding BamA/TamA family outer membrane protein, whose translation is FSSISFNLKREDQTTGTSLFSESIMAEFEKARTLGQVPVGSLFLQVLRERSDVGLQRTNTFSVLPGARLSGMSYDDMIRPTQGYRYSAELKGTHQAIGSSTGLVQFTGDGGVVVPLPGRLSLLARSMVGATFQNEPDADLPIALRFFAGGDRSVRGYAYKSLGPEDADGEVVGGKNVFTGSLELERAVGSDWGVAAFYDVGNAFNDFRNMQLVQGAGMGVRYYSPIGPIKLDIARQIGVRDPDFRIHISIGFGL